In Rhodothermales bacterium, a genomic segment contains:
- a CDS encoding PDC sensor domain-containing protein: MTRPDFAVNVTHAVQTGLPTRKLLLRMLLPGGLVVVLAVVLAFFWARERIETSAWAGLEATVQTVFDSHSAVQGSGNGLSALVRRSGLERIWVVDATGKVVASSMPRDVGAPLDPYWWRAVKDMQTGSLVTSMPYGASMVAVVAIRDASLGRWAVAVGPEPPVASQAIRAGLAILGVSLTMWILIALAMWYGVIVRLHGPLDALDSGMMSVLRGETPSTATLDMLQARTEPMLGGHAACSTDLLRTALSHARRADRSEAATQGLLDALPVHAMVVRRDGTVLARNSRVPDGGGPARILSDLSTHMPVTEIRTWLDRVGPSKAGAERVLLQDGRLLTVQPVLWAGEPACLVLVEARPDAEGVEPGAGNHPSAGSHPEREDWDALIQGAGLQAVVFNEDGDCLYTTPGMDAADLRAFRRDVLADDASRNAFDAWMQERPDTRAQRLNMASVGEVDWHAREISWRGTDAGLLWAVAEREHTFN, encoded by the coding sequence TTGACTCGACCCGACTTTGCCGTGAACGTGACCCACGCTGTCCAGACCGGACTTCCCACGCGTAAATTGTTGTTGCGGATGCTGCTGCCCGGCGGACTCGTCGTGGTGCTGGCCGTCGTGCTGGCCTTCTTCTGGGCGCGCGAGCGCATTGAAACGTCGGCATGGGCCGGCCTCGAGGCCACCGTGCAAACGGTCTTTGACAGCCACTCTGCCGTCCAGGGCAGTGGAAACGGCCTTTCTGCGCTTGTTCGGCGCAGCGGTCTGGAGCGGATTTGGGTGGTGGATGCGACCGGCAAGGTCGTGGCGTCGTCCATGCCGCGGGATGTCGGGGCTCCACTTGATCCCTATTGGTGGAGGGCCGTGAAGGACATGCAGACCGGCTCCTTGGTCACGTCCATGCCGTATGGCGCATCCATGGTGGCCGTTGTGGCCATCCGCGACGCATCGTTGGGCCGCTGGGCGGTTGCCGTGGGTCCGGAGCCGCCCGTCGCATCCCAGGCCATCAGAGCAGGGCTCGCCATTCTCGGCGTGAGTCTCACTATGTGGATCCTGATTGCGCTGGCCATGTGGTATGGCGTCATTGTACGGCTTCACGGACCCCTCGATGCCCTGGATTCGGGCATGATGTCCGTGTTGCGTGGAGAGACGCCGTCGACCGCCACGCTGGACATGCTTCAGGCGAGGACCGAGCCGATGCTGGGGGGCCACGCCGCCTGCAGCACCGACTTGTTGCGCACCGCCCTGTCGCATGCGCGTCGGGCAGACCGCTCCGAAGCGGCGACCCAGGGCCTTCTGGACGCCCTTCCGGTACACGCCATGGTGGTCCGTCGGGACGGGACGGTTCTGGCCCGGAACAGCCGGGTGCCGGACGGCGGTGGCCCTGCAAGGATCCTGTCCGACCTGTCCACACACATGCCCGTGACCGAAATCCGTACGTGGCTGGACCGGGTGGGGCCTTCCAAGGCCGGGGCGGAACGCGTCCTGCTGCAGGATGGTCGACTCCTGACGGTGCAGCCGGTCCTGTGGGCCGGTGAACCGGCGTGCCTGGTGCTTGTCGAAGCTCGACCGGATGCAGAAGGAGTTGAACCAGGCGCCGGGAATCATCCGAGCGCCGGGAGCCATCCGGAACGGGAGGATTGGGACGCGCTCATTCAGGGGGCGGGCCTGCAGGCCGTCGTGTTCAATGAGGACGGGGACTGCCTGTACACGACACCCGGAATGGACGCGGCCGATCTGCGGGCCTTCCGACGGGATGTACTGGCGGACGACGCCAGCCGCAACGCGTTCGATGCATGGATGCAGGAGCGGCCCGACACGCGTGCGCAGCGTCTGAACATGGCCTCTGTCGGTGAGGTGGACTGGCACGCCCGCGAGATTTCCTGGCGGGGCACCGATGCCGGATTGTTGTGGGCGGTTGCCGAAAGGGAACACACGTTCAACTGA
- a CDS encoding glycosyltransferase family 2 protein has protein sequence MTHPRVTVFIVSWNARPLLEQCLPSVLATDWPALDVVLADNASTDDSVEWVRERYPAPDFPHLHIIRHPENWAFARGNNEAVRQAGTISFSSDYYIFLNNDVEVPPGWLRPLVERMEAEPGLGALQPKLLQHGDRSMFEYAGAAGGFLDRWGYPFTRGRMLFEMERDAGQYDHARTAFWATGAALMVRPAAWDATGGFDETFVMHMEEIDLCWRMQREGWTVGVEPSSEVYHIGGASLPKESPQKTFLNFRNNLLMLYKNLPPGPRPLLPGPFQYILFVRTLLDTLAVGRAALSGRGAEAWAIVRAYAAAHRMKGPYRAARPTRETAVPLPYRRSILWDRFVRGRRTFQELPDDAFGV, from the coding sequence ATGACGCACCCCCGCGTAACCGTATTCATCGTTTCATGGAACGCCCGGCCCCTGCTCGAGCAATGCCTGCCGAGCGTCCTGGCCACCGATTGGCCGGCCCTGGACGTCGTGCTGGCGGACAACGCATCCACCGACGATTCCGTGGAATGGGTGCGCGAGCGTTACCCTGCCCCGGACTTTCCGCATCTCCATATCATTCGTCACCCGGAGAATTGGGCATTCGCCCGCGGAAACAACGAAGCCGTTCGTCAAGCAGGTACTATATCTTTTTCAAGTGACTACTATATCTTCTTGAACAACGACGTGGAAGTCCCGCCGGGATGGCTGCGGCCACTCGTGGAGCGCATGGAGGCCGAACCCGGGCTCGGCGCCCTGCAACCCAAGCTTCTCCAGCACGGCGACCGGTCCATGTTCGAGTATGCCGGCGCGGCGGGCGGCTTCCTGGATCGCTGGGGCTATCCCTTTACACGGGGTCGCATGCTGTTTGAGATGGAGCGCGACGCGGGTCAGTATGACCACGCCCGCACCGCATTCTGGGCGACCGGTGCCGCACTTATGGTTCGCCCCGCTGCCTGGGACGCCACGGGCGGATTCGATGAGACGTTCGTCATGCACATGGAGGAAATCGACCTGTGCTGGCGGATGCAGCGCGAAGGCTGGACCGTCGGCGTGGAGCCCTCCAGCGAAGTCTACCACATCGGTGGGGCATCGCTGCCCAAGGAGAGCCCGCAGAAGACGTTCCTGAACTTCCGGAACAACCTGCTGATGCTCTACAAGAACCTGCCCCCCGGACCCCGGCCGTTGCTACCCGGGCCCTTCCAGTACATCCTCTTCGTGCGCACGCTGCTCGATACATTGGCCGTGGGGCGCGCCGCGCTCTCCGGGCGCGGCGCCGAAGCCTGGGCCATCGTGCGGGCCTACGCGGCGGCCCACCGGATGAAAGGGCCCTACCGCGCGGCGCGCCCCACACGGGAAACCGCCGTTCCCCTGCCCTACCGCCGTTCCATCCTGTGGGACCGCTTCGTTCGGGGACGCCGCACCTTTCAGGAGCTCCCCGACGACGCCTTCGGCGTATAG
- a CDS encoding ribonuclease HII produces the protein MEAWLRERGHTHIAGTDEAGRGCLAGPVVAAAVILPEHHPLDGLADSKTLSAARREDLAPRIREHALAWAVADCTPEEIDERNILWASMEAMRRALERLRIPPDYVLIDGNTMIPSCRWPARPVIKGDARCASISAASILAKTHRDALMKDLHSSWPAYGWDANVGYPTAAHYDALRRHGPTPLHRQSFRLS, from the coding sequence CTGGAAGCCTGGCTCCGCGAGCGCGGCCACACCCACATTGCCGGCACGGATGAAGCCGGCCGGGGCTGCCTGGCCGGACCGGTCGTAGCCGCGGCCGTCATCCTCCCCGAACATCACCCGCTGGACGGCCTCGCCGACTCCAAGACGCTCTCGGCCGCCCGCCGGGAGGACCTTGCGCCGCGCATCCGGGAGCACGCCCTGGCCTGGGCCGTGGCCGACTGCACGCCGGAAGAAATCGACGAGCGCAATATCCTCTGGGCATCCATGGAGGCCATGCGCCGGGCCCTCGAACGCCTGCGCATCCCCCCCGATTACGTCCTGATTGACGGCAATACCATGATCCCGTCGTGCCGGTGGCCGGCGCGTCCGGTCATCAAGGGCGATGCGCGCTGCGCCTCCATATCGGCCGCCTCCATCCTGGCCAAGACCCATCGCGATGCACTCATGAAGGACCTCCACAGCTCGTGGCCCGCGTACGGTTGGGACGCGAACGTCGGCTATCCTACGGCCGCGCACTACGATGCGCTCCGCCGCCACGGACCGACCCCCCTTCATCGCCAGTCCTTCCGCCTGTCATGA
- a CDS encoding glycine--tRNA ligase, translated as MSDLFDKIVSLAKRRGFVFQSSEIYGGLAATYDYGPLGVELKRNITQRWWNAMVYRHENVSGLDAAILMHPTVWKASGHVDAFNDPMIDDKTSKMRYRADQLIEGHIDRLRKKGKDGDADRVYEQLVQALNAEDMPRALYDIIIGEEIKSPDSGVADWTEVRQFNLMFATHLGPIQEADNKIYLRPETAQGIFVNFHNVRETGRHQVPFGIAQIGKAFRNEIVARQFIFRMREFEQMEMQYFVKPGDQMAAFEEWREKRMQWHVDNGIRAGKLRWHEHEKLAHYADAAFDIQYQYPIGWQEVEGIHSRTDFDLAGHQEHSGKKLEYFDPQTQERYIPYVVETSAGLDRTILMTLCDAYREEDVDGEVRNVLKFHPRIAPVKAGIFPLVKKDGMPEMAHRIEADLQENFATFYDEKGAIGRRYRRMDEIGTPFCITVDGDSLEDGTVTIRDRDSMQQDRIPAERLTAYIMEKMANWQPTA; from the coding sequence ATGAGTGATCTGTTCGACAAAATTGTCTCCCTCGCGAAGCGACGCGGATTCGTGTTCCAGTCTTCCGAAATCTATGGCGGTCTTGCAGCCACCTACGATTATGGCCCGCTGGGCGTCGAGCTGAAGCGCAACATCACCCAGCGCTGGTGGAACGCCATGGTGTACCGGCACGAAAACGTGAGTGGTCTGGACGCGGCCATCCTCATGCATCCCACCGTCTGGAAGGCATCGGGGCATGTGGACGCCTTCAACGATCCGATGATCGACGACAAGACGTCGAAAATGCGCTACCGTGCCGATCAGCTCATTGAGGGCCACATCGATCGGCTCCGCAAGAAAGGCAAGGACGGCGACGCCGACCGGGTGTACGAACAGCTCGTCCAGGCATTGAATGCGGAGGACATGCCGCGGGCGCTGTACGACATCATCATCGGGGAAGAAATCAAGTCGCCTGACTCGGGCGTGGCGGACTGGACCGAAGTGCGGCAATTCAACCTCATGTTTGCCACCCACCTGGGACCCATCCAGGAGGCGGACAACAAGATCTACCTGCGTCCCGAGACGGCCCAGGGCATCTTCGTGAACTTCCACAACGTGCGGGAGACGGGCCGTCACCAGGTCCCCTTCGGCATCGCCCAGATCGGGAAGGCGTTCCGGAATGAAATCGTGGCCCGGCAGTTCATTTTCCGCATGCGCGAGTTCGAGCAGATGGAAATGCAGTACTTCGTGAAGCCAGGCGACCAGATGGCCGCGTTCGAGGAGTGGCGTGAGAAGCGCATGCAGTGGCACGTGGACAACGGCATCCGTGCCGGCAAGCTGCGTTGGCACGAGCATGAAAAGCTGGCCCACTATGCCGATGCCGCCTTCGATATCCAGTACCAGTATCCCATCGGTTGGCAGGAAGTGGAAGGCATCCACAGCCGCACGGACTTCGACCTGGCCGGTCACCAGGAGCATTCCGGCAAGAAGCTGGAATACTTCGATCCGCAGACGCAGGAGCGCTACATCCCGTATGTGGTCGAGACATCCGCCGGATTGGACCGTACCATCCTGATGACGCTGTGCGATGCCTATCGCGAGGAAGACGTGGACGGGGAAGTCCGGAACGTGTTGAAATTCCATCCCCGGATTGCACCGGTCAAGGCCGGCATCTTTCCGCTGGTCAAGAAGGATGGCATGCCGGAAATGGCCCACCGGATTGAAGCCGACCTGCAGGAGAATTTTGCAACCTTCTATGACGAGAAGGGCGCCATCGGCCGCCGGTACCGCCGGATGGATGAGATCGGTACGCCGTTCTGCATTACGGTCGATGGCGATTCGCTGGAAGACGGCACGGTAACCATCCGGGACCGCGATTCCATGCAACAGGACCGGATTCCAGCCGAGCGACTGACCGCCTACATCATGGAGAAGATGGCCAACTGGCAACCGACGGCATGA
- the radC gene encoding DNA repair protein RadC, producing MEAKRVEGIRAWPKDERPRERLYLHGAGALSDAELLALVLGSGTKRRNGPMSALMLGRHVLQRYGSLRAVASREAREFQGTEGIGPARAAQLNAAFELGRRVRHESKAERPALRSPQDVFRQFGPKLRDLHREIFIVVLLNTAHRCMGSFTASEGGLAASVVEPRLVFRRAILDHAAAVICLHNHPSGNPEPSREDCAITRQLASAGKVIGIPLRDHLIVAGDTYTSLAERGLIEG from the coding sequence ATGGAAGCGAAACGGGTGGAAGGTATCCGGGCGTGGCCCAAGGACGAGCGTCCGCGGGAGCGGCTCTATCTGCACGGTGCGGGAGCGCTCTCGGATGCCGAGCTGCTGGCCCTGGTGCTGGGCAGCGGCACGAAGCGCAGGAACGGGCCCATGTCGGCGCTCATGCTGGGACGCCACGTATTGCAGCGGTACGGATCGTTGCGGGCCGTTGCGAGTCGGGAAGCGCGGGAATTCCAGGGGACGGAGGGCATTGGTCCGGCCCGTGCTGCCCAGTTGAATGCCGCGTTTGAGCTGGGTCGCCGCGTTCGCCACGAAAGCAAAGCGGAACGTCCCGCTCTGCGCAGTCCCCAGGACGTATTCCGGCAGTTCGGGCCGAAGCTCCGCGATCTGCATCGGGAGATCTTCATCGTGGTGCTCCTCAATACGGCACACCGGTGCATGGGCAGCTTCACGGCCAGCGAAGGGGGGCTGGCGGCCAGCGTCGTGGAGCCCCGGCTGGTCTTCCGCAGGGCCATCCTGGATCATGCCGCCGCGGTCATTTGCCTGCATAACCACCCGTCCGGAAACCCGGAGCCGAGCCGCGAGGACTGTGCGATCACCCGGCAGTTGGCATCGGCCGGAAAAGTAATCGGCATCCCGTTGCGGGATCATCTGATTGTGGCAGGAGATACCTATACGTCGCTTGCCGAGCGCGGATTGATTGAAGGTTGA
- the murF gene encoding UDP-N-acetylmuramoyl-tripeptide--D-alanyl-D-alanine ligase, with protein sequence MITPIHTLLLIVFGAWAVGMAVWRTGRRLRFFLHMLQLEGYKPGAYAASVSHHAPDTFARPSHAVGGILLVASVIWPEPLVLLPLWGLAFASSRRYRRDRPKKPFAPTARMKRLMVGAAVIDLAFAAGAAVLAPGGPLSAGLLALFTADLLAPAAVYLAAVVLAPVERAVHRSFIRQAKAHLAGRPDLRMVAITGSYGKTSVKFAIRDILAQRYPVLATPGSFNTPMGICRVVNTMLADDHRWLVLEMGIRHKGDIAELCDIARPHIAVITSIGVAHLETMGSIDAIAEEKGSLLRYVQPGGRAVLNLDDPRVAALAGPANAHLAPLTVSARGNPDADLRAEDVAYTAEGVTFTVHSKPGNTADPDPKPETVAFTSRLLGEHNILNILLALGVGQLAGLSLRQMRHAVARMQPVPHRLELRHENGQHVLDDAFNSNPVGARSAVDVLSRFTSGKRVVITPGMVELGGREADENREWGTYMADKVDAVVLVGPERTRPIAEGLRAGGFPDAHIHPVRTLFDARDWLARHTGPGDTILYENDLPDQYTEAAP encoded by the coding sequence GTGATCACACCCATCCATACCCTCCTCCTGATCGTTTTCGGCGCGTGGGCCGTGGGCATGGCCGTGTGGCGCACGGGGCGGCGCCTGCGCTTCTTCCTGCACATGCTGCAGCTCGAGGGATACAAGCCGGGGGCCTACGCGGCATCCGTCAGCCACCACGCGCCCGACACGTTCGCCCGCCCCTCCCACGCCGTCGGGGGCATCCTGCTCGTCGCATCCGTCATCTGGCCCGAACCGCTGGTCCTCCTGCCGCTCTGGGGGCTGGCCTTCGCCTCCTCGCGACGCTACCGGAGGGATCGACCCAAGAAGCCGTTCGCCCCCACCGCCCGCATGAAGCGGCTCATGGTCGGCGCGGCCGTCATTGACCTCGCGTTCGCTGCAGGCGCCGCCGTTCTCGCACCCGGCGGCCCCCTGTCCGCCGGGCTCCTGGCCTTGTTCACAGCCGACCTCCTGGCGCCAGCAGCCGTTTACCTTGCCGCCGTCGTCCTCGCCCCCGTCGAACGGGCCGTCCACCGCTCGTTCATCCGCCAGGCCAAGGCCCATCTGGCCGGGCGCCCGGATCTGCGCATGGTCGCCATCACCGGGTCGTACGGAAAGACCTCCGTCAAATTCGCCATCCGGGACATCCTCGCCCAGCGGTATCCGGTCCTGGCCACACCCGGGTCCTTCAACACCCCCATGGGCATCTGCCGGGTCGTGAACACCATGCTGGCCGACGACCACCGCTGGCTCGTCCTGGAAATGGGCATCCGCCACAAGGGTGACATCGCCGAACTCTGCGATATCGCCCGTCCGCATATTGCCGTCATCACGTCCATCGGCGTGGCCCACCTGGAGACCATGGGCTCCATCGACGCCATTGCCGAGGAAAAAGGCAGCCTGCTGCGCTACGTACAACCCGGCGGCCGGGCCGTCCTGAACCTGGATGACCCCCGCGTCGCCGCGCTCGCCGGACCCGCCAACGCCCACCTCGCCCCACTCACGGTGTCGGCGCGCGGCAACCCGGACGCCGATCTCCGCGCCGAGGACGTCGCCTATACGGCCGAAGGCGTTACGTTCACCGTCCACTCGAAACCCGGAAACACGGCCGACCCTGACCCGAAGCCCGAAACGGTCGCCTTTACGTCCCGGTTGCTCGGCGAACACAACATCCTGAACATCCTGCTCGCCCTCGGCGTCGGTCAGTTGGCCGGCCTTTCCCTGCGGCAGATGCGCCATGCGGTCGCCCGCATGCAGCCGGTGCCCCACCGACTCGAATTGCGCCACGAAAACGGACAGCACGTGCTGGACGATGCGTTCAACAGCAACCCCGTCGGCGCCCGCAGCGCTGTCGATGTGCTCAGCCGGTTCACAAGCGGAAAGCGTGTGGTCATCACGCCGGGCATGGTGGAGCTCGGCGGTCGGGAGGCCGACGAGAACCGGGAATGGGGCACGTACATGGCGGACAAGGTGGACGCCGTGGTCCTGGTCGGCCCCGAACGCACCCGCCCGATTGCCGAAGGACTCCGCGCCGGCGGCTTCCCGGACGCACACATCCATCCCGTGCGCACCCTGTTCGATGCCCGCGACTGGCTCGCGCGCCACACCGGCCCCGGCGACACCATCCTCTATGAGAACGACCTCCCGGATCAGTACACGGAGGCGGCGCCGTGA
- a CDS encoding LON peptidase substrate-binding domain-containing protein, with amino-acid sequence MAFTALPLFPLDLVLFPEEAIPIHIFEPRYRDLLSDCLRESAPFGMVRMHEGKMEKIGCTARIQDVLRTHDDGASDIMVVGDERFLIGEIFHVARYHTADVDVQADIVETPDLEERERLIAQHIKLLELAGRTPSPSSYENRPRVSYFVGRNSGLSTEQRQLLLEMRSEVERIRYMVGHLLEFIPAVERAESLRRKISSNGHFPDFPPE; translated from the coding sequence ATGGCGTTCACGGCTCTTCCCCTCTTTCCACTCGATCTGGTCCTGTTTCCTGAGGAAGCCATTCCCATCCACATCTTCGAACCCCGTTACCGGGACCTGCTCTCGGATTGCCTCCGCGAGTCGGCGCCGTTCGGAATGGTACGCATGCACGAGGGGAAAATGGAAAAAATCGGATGCACGGCCCGGATCCAGGACGTCCTCCGCACACATGACGATGGTGCGAGTGACATCATGGTGGTCGGGGATGAACGTTTCCTGATCGGGGAAATCTTCCACGTGGCCCGATACCACACCGCGGATGTGGATGTGCAGGCCGACATTGTGGAGACGCCGGACCTGGAAGAGCGGGAGCGTCTCATTGCCCAGCACATCAAGTTGCTGGAGTTGGCCGGGCGTACGCCTTCGCCGAGTTCGTACGAGAATCGCCCCCGGGTTTCCTATTTCGTCGGTCGGAATTCAGGCCTGTCCACCGAGCAGCGCCAGCTGCTGTTGGAAATGCGAAGCGAGGTGGAACGGATCCGATACATGGTCGGGCACCTGCTGGAGTTCATTCCGGCTGTGGAGCGGGCCGAGTCCCTTCGCCGGAAAATCAGTTCCAATGGTCATTTTCCGGATTTCCCTCCCGAATAG
- the nadA gene encoding quinolinate synthase NadA, with product MIPLLDDIGYVDEDVDPTLDLTTEIPRLKREKNAILLAHYYQEPAIQDLADYVGDSLGLARKAAETDADIIVFAGVHFMAETAKILNPSKKVLLPDLNAGCSLADSCPADEFEAFKRQHPGHTVISYINCTAATKAQTDIICTSSNAEHIVRQLPEDEPIIFAPDRNLGAYLNRQTGRNMVLWDGVCIVHQTFSEQKLVRLKMRYPGAPVLAHPECDEPVLRQADFIGSTSQIRAFARESDQTTFIVATEEGILHQMQKDSPGKTFIPAPPDSGCNCSQCPHMRLNTIEKLYLCLKHEAPEITMDEDIRVRALKPIERMLEMSAAIA from the coding sequence ATGATTCCGTTGCTTGACGACATAGGATACGTGGATGAGGACGTGGATCCAACGTTGGATCTGACGACCGAAATTCCCCGCCTGAAGCGGGAGAAGAACGCCATCCTGTTGGCTCACTACTACCAGGAGCCCGCCATCCAGGATCTGGCCGATTACGTAGGCGACTCCCTCGGATTGGCGCGGAAGGCGGCAGAGACGGACGCGGACATCATTGTGTTTGCCGGCGTGCATTTCATGGCGGAGACGGCCAAGATCCTGAATCCGTCGAAGAAGGTGTTGCTGCCCGACCTGAATGCCGGGTGCTCACTCGCCGATTCCTGCCCGGCCGACGAATTCGAGGCCTTCAAGCGGCAGCATCCCGGCCACACCGTGATTTCGTACATCAACTGCACGGCCGCCACCAAGGCGCAGACGGATATCATCTGTACCTCCTCCAACGCCGAACACATTGTTCGGCAACTCCCGGAGGACGAGCCCATCATATTTGCTCCCGACCGGAATCTCGGCGCGTACCTGAACCGGCAGACCGGGCGCAACATGGTGCTCTGGGACGGGGTGTGCATTGTGCATCAGACGTTCTCCGAGCAGAAGCTGGTACGCCTCAAGATGCGGTACCCCGGCGCGCCCGTCCTGGCGCATCCGGAGTGCGACGAGCCGGTGCTCCGTCAGGCCGACTTCATCGGATCGACCAGTCAGATCCGGGCCTTTGCCCGTGAATCGGACCAGACGACCTTCATCGTGGCCACCGAGGAGGGCATCCTGCATCAGATGCAGAAGGATTCGCCCGGAAAGACGTTCATTCCGGCGCCACCCGACAGCGGATGCAATTGCAGCCAGTGCCCCCACATGCGGCTGAACACCATCGAGAAATTGTATCTCTGCCTGAAGCATGAGGCCCCGGAGATCACGATGGACGAAGACATCCGCGTGCGTGCGCTGAAGCCCATTGAGCGCATGCTCGAAATGAGCGCCGCGATTGCCTGA
- a CDS encoding alpha/beta hydrolase, translating to MTPDRVHVDIQEAENGPVVLMLHGWGSSSALMRPLVDRLAGSARIVSVDFPGHGQSPPPHTAWDIPAHAALVRRLVEDSRRPVILVGHSNGGRVALHLLSEPDPPEAVTALVLIAPSGIRRKRTASTRFKAGLARVLKAPFQVLPGSLRALGVDWLRHSLLWKALSSSDYQALDGVMRETFVKCVNHYVEDRLDRIGVPVLIFRGDGDDAITAEQVDRLVSGLPDAGLYTVPGAGHYAHLDAPDVVTEGIRSFFPAGRTNP from the coding sequence GTGACGCCCGACCGGGTGCATGTCGACATCCAAGAGGCTGAGAACGGTCCTGTCGTCCTCATGTTGCACGGGTGGGGAAGTTCTTCCGCACTCATGCGTCCGCTGGTGGACCGATTGGCCGGATCTGCTCGCATCGTATCCGTCGATTTTCCCGGTCACGGACAGTCTCCCCCTCCCCACACCGCCTGGGACATCCCGGCCCACGCCGCGCTGGTCCGGCGATTGGTGGAGGACTCCCGCCGCCCGGTCATCCTCGTCGGACACTCCAATGGTGGCCGCGTAGCTCTGCATCTTCTGTCGGAGCCGGATCCCCCGGAAGCCGTCACGGCCCTCGTTCTTATTGCACCCAGCGGCATCCGACGCAAGCGCACGGCCTCCACCCGGTTCAAGGCTGGATTGGCCCGCGTGCTGAAAGCGCCGTTCCAGGTCCTCCCCGGGTCCCTTCGCGCGCTCGGCGTGGACTGGCTTCGGCACTCGCTCCTCTGGAAGGCCCTCTCCTCTTCGGACTACCAGGCCCTCGATGGCGTCATGCGCGAGACGTTCGTGAAATGCGTGAACCACTATGTGGAAGACCGGTTGGACCGCATTGGTGTCCCGGTGCTCATCTTCCGCGGCGACGGTGACGATGCCATCACCGCCGAGCAGGTAGACCGCCTCGTCTCCGGCCTGCCCGACGCCGGCCTGTACACCGTTCCCGGTGCCGGCCATTACGCCCATCTGGACGCCCCGGATGTGGTCACCGAGGGCATCCGTTCCTTCTTCCCGGCCGGCCGCACAAACCCGTGA
- the rho gene encoding transcription termination factor Rho: MHPVGRHGKRSRKFHSVSILRQRPLWQCVSRQRRCQLVEKIINPNQVMARNSAPQPFSGLLELIGDKKFGFIRTFEAEVPKGKDDPFCSPAVIKRYKLRDGVFLEGTLRPGRKGDMQVHQVDKVMGVPVDEWMRARKFEKGDTIFPDEKFNLVTSPNNYTQRVVDLVVPIGKGQRALIVAPPRTGKTHILKEIAAALTQNHPEVVLVALLVDERPEEVTDFRRSTAATLFASSNDREEDNHVRVSQLALEYAKRYVELGRDVVILLDSLTRLGRNFNIYAEGSGRTLSGGLDARAMIIPRKLFGAARNIEGGGSLTLIATALVDTGSRMDEVIFEEFKGTGNAEIVLDREMANKRIYPAINLRKSGTRNEEILIGEHIDQHRRLMRVLNSRGPIDAMQALLRHMQQSPSNEQLLDELIPMAHSDD; encoded by the coding sequence ATGCACCCGGTCGGGCGTCACGGCAAAAGGAGCCGTAAATTCCATTCTGTCTCCATCTTGAGGCAACGTCCCTTGTGGCAATGCGTCTCGCGCCAGAGGCGCTGTCAGTTGGTCGAGAAGATAATCAATCCCAATCAGGTAATGGCTCGCAATTCAGCCCCACAACCGTTTTCCGGTCTTCTGGAACTCATTGGAGACAAAAAGTTCGGGTTCATCCGGACCTTCGAAGCGGAAGTCCCCAAAGGCAAGGACGACCCGTTCTGTTCGCCTGCGGTCATCAAACGATACAAATTGCGTGACGGGGTCTTCCTGGAAGGCACCCTCCGCCCCGGCCGCAAGGGCGACATGCAAGTGCATCAGGTCGACAAGGTCATGGGCGTTCCCGTCGACGAATGGATGCGCGCCCGCAAGTTCGAGAAGGGGGACACCATTTTCCCGGACGAGAAGTTCAATCTGGTGACCTCTCCGAACAACTATACGCAGCGGGTGGTGGACCTGGTCGTCCCCATCGGGAAGGGCCAGCGCGCGCTGATCGTCGCGCCACCGCGAACCGGCAAGACCCACATCCTGAAGGAGATTGCGGCGGCCCTTACGCAGAATCATCCGGAAGTCGTATTGGTGGCGCTCCTGGTGGATGAACGCCCTGAAGAGGTTACCGATTTCCGGCGGTCCACCGCGGCCACACTGTTCGCCTCGTCGAACGACCGGGAAGAAGACAACCACGTCCGGGTGTCGCAACTCGCCCTTGAGTATGCGAAACGCTACGTCGAGCTCGGCCGCGATGTGGTCATCCTGCTCGATTCGCTGACCCGCCTGGGCCGCAACTTCAATATCTATGCCGAGGGGAGTGGTCGCACGCTTTCGGGTGGATTGGATGCGCGGGCCATGATCATTCCGCGGAAATTGTTCGGCGCAGCCCGGAATATTGAAGGGGGCGGTTCACTGACCCTGATTGCGACGGCGCTCGTGGATACGGGCAGTCGCATGGACGAAGTGATCTTCGAGGAATTCAAGGGCACGGGCAACGCGGAAATCGTGCTGGACCGCGAAATGGCCAACAAACGCATTTATCCGGCCATCAACCTGCGAAAGAGCGGTACGCGGAACGAGGAGATCCTGATCGGCGAGCACATTGACCAGCACCGGCGCCTCATGCGCGTGCTGAACAGCCGCGGGCCGATCGACGCCATGCAGGCGCTGCTCCGGCACATGCAGCAGTCGCCGAGCAACGAGCAGCTCCTGGACGAACTCATCCCCATGGCGCACTCGGACGACTGA